A DNA window from Strix aluco isolate bStrAlu1 chromosome 6, bStrAlu1.hap1, whole genome shotgun sequence contains the following coding sequences:
- the LOC141925068 gene encoding histamine N-methyltransferase-like — translation MASPMRSLLTDPARYLQSFRLFLEKSTEHQSMREFMEKQLPTLIASIGNGKSTINILSVGGGAGEIDLLILSKVQARYPGITINNDVIEPSADQIFKYKERVAETSNLENIKFTWHEETAYEYESRMNSEKKSKKWDFIHMIQMLYYVKDIPATIRYFHSLLEAQAKLLIILVSGTSGWETLWKKYGSSFPLNDLCTYISSADLRRMLDSAGLKYQFYELPSHMDITSCFTEGNKDGELLLDFLTETLEFSKTAHPELKRQVMEELKKPECSEKRDGKVLFNNNLGVIVIEP, via the exons ATGGCATCGCCCATGAGGAGCTTGCTCACTGACCCTGCCAGATACCTCCAGTCTTTCCGCCTCTTCCTCGAGAAGTCGACCGAGCACCAGAGCATGCGGGAGTTCATGGAGAAGCAGCTTCCGACATTGATAGCGAG taTTGGAAATGGGAAGTCTACAATCAATATTCTAAGTGTTGGTGGTGGAGCAG GTGAGATTGACCTCCTGATCCTCTCAAAAGTACAAGCCAGGTATCCAGGGATCACCATCAACAATGACGTGATAGAGCCAAGTGCTGACCAAATCTTCAAGTACAAAg AGCGTGTGGCTGAGACATCAAACCTTGAGAACATAAAGTTTACCTGGCATGAGGAGACAGCTTATGAATATGAAAGTCGAATGAATTCAGAAAAGAAGTCTAAAAAATGGGACTTCATTCACATGATCCAG ATGCTGTATTATGTGAAAGACATCCCAGCGACTATCCGGTATTTCCACAGCCTCCTGGAAGCACAGGCAAAGCTCCTCATTATCCTGGTGTCAG GAACCAGTGGCTGGGAAACACTGTGGAAGAAGTACGGGTCTTCCTTCCCTTTAAATGATCTCTGCACTTACATTTCCTCTGCTGACCTCAGAAGGATGCTGGATTCAGCCGGGCTGAAGTACCAGTTCTATGAGCTCCCATCCCACATGGACATAACAAGCTGCTTTACTGAAGGGAATAAGGATGGGGAGCTGTTGCTGGATTTCCTCACAGAAACTCTTGAGTTTTCTAAAACTGCTCATCCTGAGCTAAAGCGTCAGGTTATGGAAGAGTTAAAAAAGCCTGAATGCAGTGAAAAAAGAGATGGGAAGGTGCTTTTTAATAACAACCTGGGTGTAATAGTGATTGAGCCATGA